The following DNA comes from Fundulus heteroclitus isolate FHET01 chromosome 1, MU-UCD_Fhet_4.1, whole genome shotgun sequence.
AGTAGAACCAGCTTGTGCTCATCTGTGAGTCTGACCCTGCTTTACCCGACTCTCTGCAGAGATTCTGGATCGGACTGTATGACAACTGGAAGTGGTCCACGTCTGATGGGGAGTATAGGAACTGGGCGTCTGGACAACCTGCTACGTACCAGCCAGAAGAGAACTGTGTGGCAATGCAGGCACAGGGTTGGTGGTACGATGCACCCTGTGACTGGCAATACAGACCAATCTGCTCTGATGGAAGTGGTGAGGAACCCAGTTTCCTGCTTAAAACCTTTGAAAGTTTAAAGTTTCATGTGGTGAAACAatctctgtttgttgttttttaaaggatcAGACGTGACGCTTGTCCGCATCGACCTCATCGTGAACTGGACTGAGGCTCAGAAGTACTGCAGGGAACATCACACAGATCtggtcaccatcagagatgtgTCGGAGAACCAGAAGGTAAACGAGGTTTCAGGAGGAAATCTTGTTTGGATTGGTCTCTACAGGAAGTCCTGGGAGTGGGTGGACAGAAGCAACTCCTCGTTCCAGTACTGGAAGTCCGGGGAACCCAACAACATCAAGGAGAAGAACTGTGCAGCAGCAAATTTCAAAGAACCTGGAACCTGGGAGGATGACAACTGTGATGTGGAGAATCCATTTATCTGCAACCAAGGTAAACAGGTGAGAGAGTAGGAACGTTTAAAATGTGTAGGTAAGTGTGTAggtaaacaagtaaaatgtatttaagaggtgtcacaaagtgctttatagtaaaacataggaaaaataaaacaagtaacaacaacaacacttaaaatattaaactataTTGTCTAAACCGATGGAGCACCTCATCCTTGCTcacctgcgcaccgtggtgagccccaccctggacccgctgcagtttgcctaccggcccaacattggagtagaggacgccatcatttacctgctgcagcgggcgctcacccacctggagaccactgggagcgctgtgagagtcatgttctttgacttctccagcgctttcaacaccatcagaccggtgctgctgagggagaagctggaggacgctggggtggacaaacatctggctgactggaccatggacttcctcactgaccatggactacctcactgaccgccctcagtacgtgcagCTGAATGGCTGTCAGTCaaaggtggcactctgcagcactgggccccccagggcaccattctgtctccatttcttttcaccctctacaccttgGACTTCACccacaacacggacagctgccaccttcagaagttctctgatgactcggccattgtgggctgtgtgtctgaggggaacgagctggagtactgGTCGGttatcatggactttgtggagtGGTATGAGAAGAACGATCTGtgtctaaacaccagtaagagAGATTGTGATTGACTTCAGGAGAGGACCCCCACCttactcacctgtgaacatccaggggcacaacatagaaactgtggagagtttcaaattcCTGGTTGTTCacatcaacaataaactggacacgactcataacaccgacgccctgtatgagaagggccagagccgcctccacctcctgaggaggctgagatcctttggagtgagccagcctctgcttaagaccttctacccatcaccctctgtgactccaccatcgacactgtggagtctttctgcttcctgggaactatcatctcccaggacctaaagtgggagctgaacatcaactccctcaccaagaaagcccagcagaggatggacttcctgaagaaggcagctgaagaaattcaacctgccaaggacaatgatggttcAGTTCTACTcttccatcattgagtccatcctcacctcctccatcaccatctggtacgctggtgccaccgctaaggaccagagcagactgcagcgtatcatcaggtctgcagagaaggtgattggctgcaatcttccatctctccaggacctgtacgcctccaggactctgaggcgtgcaggaagattgtggctgatccctccaCCCCAGTCAtggactatttcagacacttccctgtggcaggaggctgcggtccatcaggaccaaaacctcacgccacaacaacagtttcttcccatctgctaccggccttatgaacaagACCAAGAGCCACtcgtgacactggacactgcctctctcccccgttcaggacttacaagcttctgcgttacattaacgcataGTCTATGTATATTACGTCTCTATAtatgttgattttattcaattttattttattgtattcttatttttgtctgcaccatcatcaccaagtcaaattccttgtatgtgcaaacctacttggcgattaaacttgattctgattctatgactctgtggtggcctcagccctcctctacgctgtcgtctgctgggctcctggcagcgcagagcgggacagaaagaggctgaataagttggtgaggaaggccacttctgt
Coding sequences within:
- the LOC110367737 gene encoding C-type lectin-like, with translation MQAQGWWYDAPCDWQYRPICSDGSGSDVTLVRIDLIVNWTEAQKYCREHHTDLVTIRDVSENQKVNEVSGGNLVWIGLYRKSWEWVDRSNSSFQYWKSGEPNNIKEKNCAAANFKEPGTWEDDNCDVENPFICNQVAVSQKVLKVKLVTTSPLDLEDPAVLENLLKQLELKLQQQGGKPDVKLSWRKQTDGKIFHKEDDM